From Alteromonas australica, one genomic window encodes:
- a CDS encoding tetratricopeptide repeat-containing sulfotransferase family protein, which yields MTSQDIQQHIQSVKLALQRSQLTQANASIQQLLSQQLTQAQQVDVLYLAAVASRLTGQHQEARSHIDTLLSLRPDHGRAYQELAYNYEALNQSQDAATAFFNATHFNPALVSSWKKLLVIYQHHNDKAAQQLAESQLAYLHSLPSPILGAYDLMYEKQLSAAEQVCRRFLSQHKHHPEAMMLLAEIGVQLKVYSDAEFLLESCCELYPENERAGAAYQGLLSKLGKFPKAVEVARRRLANAPNNNAVKGSLAHALVGVGQLDEAIDIYHSVLEENPDRPSMWVSLGHALKAKGDTNDAIVAYETAAKHNKSFGDAYWSLANTKTYTFSDEMLAQMELQLQASNTQLEDAIHLCFALGKGFEDRAQASKSFEYYCRGNSLKKRTLPFDIARTEAALEAQAEACDEALMNEFSGCDAPDPIFIVGLPRAGSTLLEQILASHSMVDGTMELHDILSIASSLSNKKKAYPYNLADLTDEECIALGEQYLSQTQAYRQNAPFFIDKMPNNFVHIGLIKRILPNAKIIDARRNPMDCCFSGFKQLFGEGQEFSYSLTDIGRYYRAYEKLMDHWHAVLPDFILTVQHEDVLHDLEGQVRHILAFCGLPFEPECLSFYQTKRVIKTPSSEQVRQPIYKTGMQQWKPFEAYLEDLKAIVGE from the coding sequence ATGACATCACAAGATATTCAACAACATATTCAATCCGTTAAGCTCGCACTGCAGCGTTCGCAGTTAACGCAAGCAAACGCCAGCATTCAGCAGTTATTGTCACAGCAACTCACCCAAGCACAACAGGTAGACGTTCTTTACTTAGCGGCTGTTGCCAGCCGGTTAACTGGTCAACATCAAGAAGCGCGTTCTCACATAGATACGTTATTGTCTTTGAGACCAGACCATGGCCGAGCTTATCAAGAGTTAGCCTATAACTATGAAGCACTGAACCAATCTCAAGACGCGGCCACTGCATTTTTTAATGCTACCCACTTTAACCCTGCTTTGGTGAGTAGCTGGAAAAAACTACTGGTTATTTACCAACACCACAATGACAAAGCGGCACAGCAACTAGCCGAAAGCCAACTTGCATACTTACACAGTCTTCCTAGCCCAATTTTAGGGGCATACGACTTAATGTATGAAAAGCAACTCAGCGCGGCAGAGCAGGTTTGTAGGCGGTTTTTATCCCAGCACAAACATCACCCAGAGGCCATGATGCTGCTTGCAGAAATTGGCGTTCAGCTGAAGGTTTATAGTGATGCGGAGTTTCTATTAGAAAGTTGCTGTGAACTTTACCCCGAAAACGAAAGGGCGGGAGCGGCCTACCAAGGATTATTATCTAAATTGGGGAAATTTCCTAAAGCGGTAGAAGTGGCACGCAGGCGACTCGCCAATGCCCCTAACAATAATGCCGTTAAAGGAAGCCTGGCCCATGCGTTAGTTGGCGTAGGTCAATTAGATGAAGCAATAGATATTTACCATAGCGTGTTAGAAGAAAACCCTGATCGCCCATCAATGTGGGTTTCCCTTGGTCACGCATTAAAAGCGAAAGGCGACACTAACGACGCCATTGTGGCTTATGAAACGGCGGCCAAACACAACAAGAGCTTTGGTGATGCCTATTGGAGCCTAGCTAACACGAAAACCTATACCTTTAGTGATGAAATGCTGGCGCAAATGGAGTTGCAGTTGCAAGCATCAAACACCCAGTTAGAGGATGCTATTCATCTTTGTTTTGCTTTGGGTAAAGGGTTTGAAGATAGGGCACAAGCAAGTAAGTCATTTGAGTATTACTGTCGAGGAAACAGCCTTAAAAAACGCACGTTACCTTTTGACATAGCACGCACCGAAGCGGCGCTAGAGGCGCAAGCAGAGGCCTGCGATGAAGCATTAATGAATGAATTTTCTGGCTGCGATGCTCCCGACCCCATATTTATTGTGGGCTTGCCTCGTGCGGGTTCTACCTTGTTAGAGCAGATATTGGCCTCACACTCTATGGTAGATGGCACCATGGAACTACATGATATTTTAAGTATTGCGTCGAGTTTAAGTAATAAAAAGAAGGCCTATCCATACAACCTTGCAGATTTAACAGACGAAGAATGTATCGCATTAGGCGAGCAATACTTGTCGCAAACCCAAGCTTATCGACAAAATGCGCCATTTTTCATTGATAAAATGCCAAATAACTTTGTGCATATAGGGCTTATAAAACGCATTCTTCCTAATGCGAAAATTATTGATGCTAGGCGAAACCCTATGGATTGCTGTTTCAGTGGCTTCAAGCAACTATTTGGTGAAGGTCAGGAATTTAGTTATTCGCTTACCGACATAGGGCGCTATTATCGTGCGTATGAAAAGCTAATGGATCATTGGCACGCAGTGCTGCCAGATTTCATTCTTACCGTACAGCATGAAGATGTGCTGCACGATTTAGAAGGGCAGGTACGTCACATTCTGGCGTTCTGCGGCTTACCGTTTGAACCCGAATGTTTGTCGTTCTATCAGACGAAAAGGGTCATTAAAACCCCAAGCTCTGAACAGGTGCGTCAGCCTATTTATAAAACCGGCATGCAACAATGGAAACCCTTTGAAGCTTACCTGGAGGATTTGAAAGCCATTGTAGGTGAATAA
- the ppsR gene encoding posphoenolpyruvate synthetase regulatory kinase/phosphorylase PpsR, which yields MRTAFYISDGTAITAEVFGHALLSLFPVEFNHNTIPFVETEEHAQKVLEKISESFQDTGERPLVFYTIVNVDVRKIIAKSVGINYNFLDQFVAPLEKVLGVPSKPEKHRTHSIHETTYDIRIEAVNYALANDDGSNLKDYDEADIILTGVSRSGKTPTSLYLALQFGIKAANYPFTEDDMGDMLKLPPALRRYKHKLFGLTIAAERLHQIRSERRANSKYASIQQCRMELREVENLYRKEKIPFLNSTKYSIEEISAKILAETGLKRRKY from the coding sequence GTGCGCACAGCTTTTTATATTTCTGATGGTACTGCCATCACCGCCGAGGTGTTTGGCCACGCCCTGCTTTCCCTCTTCCCTGTAGAATTCAATCACAACACCATTCCATTTGTTGAAACTGAGGAACACGCACAAAAGGTGTTAGAGAAAATATCTGAAAGTTTTCAAGATACCGGAGAACGCCCGCTCGTTTTTTATACAATTGTGAATGTAGATGTGCGCAAAATAATCGCTAAGTCTGTAGGGATTAATTATAATTTCCTCGATCAATTCGTTGCTCCACTGGAAAAAGTGCTAGGTGTGCCCTCAAAACCAGAGAAACATCGCACCCATAGCATTCATGAAACCACTTACGATATTCGAATTGAAGCAGTAAATTACGCTCTTGCTAATGACGATGGCAGTAATTTAAAAGATTATGATGAGGCCGATATTATTCTTACCGGGGTATCTAGGTCGGGTAAAACCCCCACTAGCTTGTATTTGGCCCTGCAGTTTGGCATCAAAGCCGCAAATTACCCGTTTACTGAAGATGATATGGGAGACATGCTAAAACTCCCCCCAGCCCTTCGCCGTTACAAACATAAACTCTTTGGTTTAACCATTGCCGCAGAGAGGCTGCACCAGATACGTTCTGAGCGCCGCGCTAACAGCAAGTATGCATCCATTCAACAATGTAGAATGGAACTTCGAGAGGTAGAGAACTTATATCGAAAGGAAAAAATCCCGTTTCTCAATAGTACCAAATACTCCATAGAGGAAATTTCTGCAAAAATTCTCGCAGAAACAGGGTTAAAACGTAGAAAATACTAA
- the ppsA gene encoding phosphoenolpyruvate synthase has translation MQEYVLWYQELGMHDVGRVGGKNASLGEMISNLANAGVQVPGGFATTAEAFNEFLEQSGLEAKIHDVLDSLDVDDINALTEAGNNIRQWIIDTPFQPQLEDAIKDAFVTLQGDAGDEASFAVRSSATAEDMPDASFAGQQETFLNVKGYEAVLVAIKHVFASLFNDRAISYRVHQGYDHKGVALSAGIQRMVRSDIASSGVMFTIDTESGFEDVVFITSSYGLGEMVVQGAVNPDEFYVHKPTLDKGLPAIVRRNLGSKLVKMVYSDDQAHGKQVSIVDIDAAEGKTFSLTDDEVMELAKQAQIIEKHYARPMDIEWAKDGVDGKLYIVQARPETVRSREDSQSIERFQLKGQSNVVVEGRAIGHKIGAGVAKVLDSIEEMDKIQVGDVLVTDMTDPDWEPIMKKASAIVTNRGGRTCHAAIIARELGIPAVVGCGNATDNIKTGDKITVSCAEGDTGYIYGDELEFDVVTSRIDAMPDLPLKVMMNVGNPDRAFDFARLPSAGVGLARLEFIINRMIGVHPKALLNFDSQPEELKDEINDMIAGYASPTEYYIEKLVEGISTIGAAFAPEKVIVRMSDFKSNEYFNLVGGYQYEPDEENPMLGFRGASRYISEDFRDCFALECEAIKRVRNNMGLTNVEIMIPFVRTLEEGRKVIELLEEQGLKKGDKGLRIIMMCELPSNALLADQFLDIFDGFSIGSNDLTQLTLGLDRDSGLIAHLFDERDEAVKALLSMAIRAAKKRGKYVGICGQGPSDHEDFAAWLVEEGIDSVSLNPDTVVETWLYLAEKHN, from the coding sequence GTGCAAGAATACGTACTTTGGTATCAAGAACTGGGAATGCATGATGTAGGTCGCGTGGGCGGCAAAAATGCATCATTAGGCGAGATGATTTCGAACCTAGCGAACGCAGGTGTGCAGGTGCCAGGTGGCTTTGCAACGACCGCCGAGGCATTTAATGAGTTTTTAGAGCAAAGTGGGCTAGAAGCTAAAATCCACGACGTACTCGATTCTCTTGACGTTGATGACATAAACGCACTGACTGAGGCGGGTAATAATATTCGCCAGTGGATTATCGACACACCTTTTCAACCTCAACTAGAAGACGCTATAAAAGACGCCTTTGTTACCCTACAAGGCGATGCTGGCGACGAAGCGTCATTTGCTGTTCGTTCATCAGCCACCGCGGAAGATATGCCTGATGCTTCATTTGCAGGGCAGCAAGAAACCTTTCTAAACGTAAAAGGTTACGAAGCGGTATTAGTGGCCATTAAGCATGTATTTGCGTCTTTGTTTAACGACCGCGCTATTTCGTACCGTGTCCACCAAGGCTACGACCATAAAGGGGTGGCGTTGTCTGCGGGCATTCAACGTATGGTGCGCAGTGACATTGCCTCATCAGGGGTTATGTTCACCATCGACACTGAGTCGGGCTTTGAAGATGTTGTGTTCATCACCAGCTCTTATGGGTTAGGCGAAATGGTGGTACAGGGGGCGGTCAACCCGGATGAGTTTTATGTACACAAACCTACCCTTGATAAAGGGTTACCTGCCATTGTACGCCGCAACTTAGGCAGCAAGTTGGTGAAAATGGTGTACTCCGACGACCAAGCTCACGGCAAGCAAGTGTCTATTGTTGATATTGATGCCGCCGAAGGCAAAACCTTCTCGTTAACCGACGATGAAGTTATGGAGCTAGCGAAGCAGGCTCAAATTATTGAAAAGCACTATGCACGCCCCATGGACATTGAATGGGCGAAAGATGGTGTCGACGGTAAGCTTTACATTGTTCAGGCGCGTCCAGAAACCGTACGCAGCCGTGAAGACTCGCAAAGCATTGAACGCTTTCAGTTAAAAGGCCAAAGCAACGTTGTAGTAGAAGGTCGAGCCATTGGTCACAAAATTGGGGCTGGTGTCGCCAAGGTGCTAGATTCCATTGAAGAAATGGACAAAATTCAGGTTGGCGATGTGCTGGTTACCGACATGACCGACCCTGATTGGGAGCCCATTATGAAAAAGGCTTCTGCCATCGTAACAAACCGTGGTGGTCGTACTTGCCACGCGGCTATTATTGCCCGGGAACTTGGTATCCCTGCTGTTGTGGGTTGCGGTAACGCCACCGACAATATTAAAACTGGCGATAAAATTACCGTGTCATGCGCTGAAGGCGATACAGGGTACATCTACGGCGATGAGTTAGAGTTTGACGTTGTTACCTCGCGTATCGATGCCATGCCAGACTTACCTCTTAAAGTGATGATGAACGTAGGTAACCCCGATCGTGCATTCGATTTTGCACGCTTGCCTAGTGCTGGCGTGGGCTTAGCGCGTCTAGAGTTCATTATCAACCGAATGATAGGTGTGCACCCCAAAGCCTTGTTAAATTTCGACAGCCAGCCCGAAGAGCTGAAAGATGAAATTAACGACATGATTGCAGGGTATGCGTCGCCAACGGAATACTACATTGAAAAACTGGTTGAAGGTATTTCAACCATAGGCGCAGCTTTCGCCCCCGAAAAAGTCATTGTTCGTATGTCTGATTTTAAGTCTAACGAATATTTCAATTTGGTGGGCGGTTATCAGTATGAGCCTGATGAAGAAAACCCAATGCTGGGTTTCCGTGGTGCTAGCCGCTATATTTCGGAAGACTTCCGAGACTGCTTCGCTTTAGAATGTGAAGCTATTAAGCGGGTGCGAAACAACATGGGTCTAACCAATGTTGAGATAATGATCCCCTTCGTGAGAACGCTGGAAGAAGGGCGAAAAGTTATTGAGTTGCTAGAAGAGCAAGGGCTTAAGAAAGGGGACAAAGGGCTTCGTATCATCATGATGTGTGAGCTGCCGTCAAATGCGCTGTTAGCCGACCAATTCTTAGATATCTTCGATGGATTCTCTATTGGCTCTAACGACTTAACGCAATTAACGCTGGGTTTAGACCGTGACAGTGGACTAATAGCACATTTGTTTGATGAACGTGATGAAGCCGTTAAAGCCTTACTTTCAATGGCCATCCGAGCGGCAAAGAAACGCGGTAAATACGTAGGTATTTGTGGTCAAGGCCCATCGGATCACGAAGACTTTGCAGCCTGGTTAGTGGAAGAAGGTATCGACTCTGTGTCATTAAACCCCGATACGGTAGTAGAAACCTGGTTATATCTTGCTGAAAAGCATAATTAA
- a CDS encoding xanthine dehydrogenase family protein molybdopterin-binding subunit encodes MSQYFDMNRRRFLKTSAAAGALVMGTYFMGAAPRVLAGVLAQPANDARQANLFVALRPDGVVEVTCHRSEMGQQIRTAIAQIVADEMEADWNMVKVIQGKGDPKYGDQNTDGSRSIRYNMQRLREMGASVRYMMQHAAAARWGVAPDTCSAVQHKVTHTSGKTLSYKELVADALTFTPPVSEEIPLKDKSEWRYINTGMAHIDLHDIVTGKATFAADVRTPSALVAVILRPPVVGGTIKNVDSAAAKAIKGVVDVVEIPAPKGALQFQPKGGVAVIANNTWAAWQGRKALKVEWNDGANGSYNSDAFKQQLLDTVNSPQSHVREKGDALARLNNADDKLMADYYVPHLAQAPMEPPCATALFSNGAVEIWAATQNPQADMATVAAMLGIEQDKVTVNVTLLGGGFGRKSKPDFSAEAAYLSMKTGQAIRVQWTREDDIQHGFYHAVSAQHVEATLDENGAIDAYLHRTAFSPIAGLFQPGANAPMSLELRLGFTDNPINTPNLKLEVGNAEAKVRVGWMRSVSNIFHAFAIQSFIAEAAHKAGEDQKDYLLKTIGPDRIVDVTEQGAEYDNYGADKADYPLDIGRLRHVIEKVSAMAKWGRTLPKGRGLGIAAHRSFLTYVATVVEVEVSEQGDLNIIKAWSAIDAGTVVNTDTVKNQVQGGSIFGLTAALSDGITFDNGRAQQSNFHNYRVPRMSDAPLEVDVEVIDSDAPPAGVGEPATPVFAPALCNAIFAACGKRIRQLPIGDQLKA; translated from the coding sequence ATGAGCCAGTATTTCGACATGAATCGACGTCGCTTCTTGAAAACCTCAGCCGCCGCTGGCGCACTGGTAATGGGCACCTACTTTATGGGCGCCGCGCCGCGGGTATTAGCCGGCGTATTGGCACAGCCTGCCAATGACGCCAGACAAGCCAACCTTTTTGTTGCACTGCGCCCTGATGGTGTGGTTGAAGTAACGTGCCACCGTTCTGAAATGGGCCAGCAAATTCGTACCGCCATTGCGCAAATTGTGGCAGATGAGATGGAAGCCGATTGGAACATGGTAAAGGTTATCCAAGGCAAGGGCGACCCTAAGTACGGCGATCAAAACACTGACGGCTCACGTAGTATCCGCTACAACATGCAGCGCTTAAGAGAAATGGGCGCAAGTGTCCGCTATATGATGCAGCATGCGGCAGCAGCAAGATGGGGCGTTGCGCCTGATACTTGTTCCGCAGTGCAACATAAGGTTACCCATACCTCGGGTAAAACCCTGAGTTACAAAGAACTTGTTGCCGATGCACTTACCTTCACGCCTCCAGTCTCAGAAGAAATCCCTCTGAAGGACAAAAGTGAATGGCGTTATATTAATACGGGTATGGCCCATATTGATTTGCACGATATTGTAACGGGTAAAGCAACCTTTGCCGCCGATGTACGTACACCTAGTGCTCTGGTGGCAGTGATTTTACGCCCACCAGTGGTTGGCGGCACCATTAAAAATGTAGACAGTGCCGCGGCAAAAGCCATTAAAGGCGTGGTTGATGTGGTTGAAATTCCCGCGCCTAAGGGCGCGCTACAATTTCAACCCAAAGGCGGTGTAGCGGTTATAGCCAACAACACCTGGGCGGCTTGGCAAGGCCGTAAAGCACTCAAAGTAGAATGGAATGATGGTGCAAATGGCAGCTACAATTCTGACGCGTTCAAACAACAACTGTTAGACACGGTCAATAGTCCACAATCTCATGTTAGAGAAAAAGGGGATGCATTAGCTCGGCTGAACAACGCCGATGATAAACTGATGGCCGATTATTATGTCCCCCATTTAGCTCAGGCGCCGATGGAGCCGCCCTGCGCCACTGCTCTTTTTAGCAACGGTGCCGTTGAGATATGGGCTGCCACACAAAACCCACAGGCAGACATGGCCACAGTGGCAGCCATGCTGGGTATTGAGCAAGATAAGGTCACCGTTAACGTCACCTTGTTAGGCGGCGGGTTTGGGCGTAAATCAAAGCCTGACTTTTCTGCGGAAGCTGCTTATCTGTCAATGAAAACAGGCCAGGCCATTCGTGTGCAATGGACACGGGAAGATGACATTCAACATGGGTTTTATCACGCCGTATCTGCGCAGCATGTTGAAGCCACATTAGACGAAAATGGCGCCATTGATGCTTATCTACATCGCACGGCATTTTCACCTATTGCCGGTTTATTTCAACCAGGTGCTAACGCGCCAATGAGCCTTGAACTGCGTCTTGGCTTTACCGACAACCCCATTAATACGCCAAACTTAAAATTGGAAGTGGGCAATGCAGAGGCCAAAGTGCGGGTTGGCTGGATGCGCTCGGTATCTAATATTTTCCATGCGTTTGCCATACAGTCTTTTATTGCTGAGGCCGCTCACAAGGCGGGTGAGGATCAAAAAGACTATTTGCTGAAAACGATTGGACCAGACCGTATTGTGGATGTGACGGAACAAGGCGCAGAATACGATAACTACGGCGCCGACAAGGCGGATTATCCCCTAGATATTGGCCGTTTACGCCATGTTATTGAAAAAGTGTCCGCGATGGCTAAATGGGGACGTACGCTACCGAAAGGGCGAGGTTTGGGTATTGCTGCTCACCGCAGCTTCTTAACGTATGTTGCCACCGTGGTGGAAGTTGAAGTTTCTGAACAGGGCGACCTTAACATTATAAAGGCGTGGTCAGCCATTGATGCAGGCACAGTGGTCAACACTGACACAGTGAAAAATCAGGTTCAAGGGGGGTCAATATTTGGCTTAACCGCGGCGTTGAGTGACGGCATTACCTTTGACAATGGTCGAGCACAACAAAGTAACTTCCACAACTACCGAGTGCCACGTATGAGTGACGCCCCGCTAGAGGTAGACGTAGAAGTGATTGACAGTGATGCGCCTCCTGCCGGTGTAGGCGAGCCTGCTACGCCAGTGTTCGCGCCTGCTTTGTGTAACGCCATATTTGCGGCTTGTGGCAAGCGTATTAGGCAGTTGCCCATTGGCGATCAATTAAAGGCCTAG
- a CDS encoding (2Fe-2S)-binding protein, with protein sequence MVTFTVNGETREFAGDPTTPVLWYLRDELNLTGPKFGCGMAQCGACTVHIDGMAQRSCVLPLSAVAGKAITTIEGLSADGDHPVQQAWVEHKVPQCGFCQCGQMMQAASLLSSNPNPSDEEIVQNMSGNICRCGTYPRIHKAIKSAAKSMTVSTSGKSGVNYFTPDTLGEEA encoded by the coding sequence ATGGTAACGTTTACCGTTAACGGTGAAACACGTGAATTTGCTGGCGACCCCACTACGCCCGTCCTTTGGTACTTACGCGACGAACTTAATTTAACTGGCCCTAAATTTGGCTGCGGCATGGCACAATGCGGTGCGTGTACCGTTCATATTGATGGCATGGCACAGCGTTCTTGTGTATTACCTCTTTCTGCGGTGGCAGGAAAAGCCATTACCACCATTGAAGGCCTAAGTGCCGATGGCGATCATCCCGTTCAGCAAGCTTGGGTTGAACACAAAGTGCCCCAGTGCGGCTTCTGTCAATGTGGCCAGATGATGCAAGCAGCCAGTTTATTATCCAGCAACCCAAATCCCAGTGACGAAGAAATTGTTCAAAATATGTCGGGCAATATTTGCCGTTGTGGTACCTACCCCCGTATACATAAAGCCATTAAATCGGCGGCAAAGTCGATGACAGTGAGCACATCGGGTAAATCAGGGGTGAATTACTTCACGCCTGACACCCTGGGAGAAGAAGCATGA
- a CDS encoding PGPGW domain-containing protein encodes MKIVRLTLGGLLFIAGIVLTLLPGSILLVISGLMLLSYDWPRARGWLKYSQSTMSVGAKKLDRFFLLRKLSRKKC; translated from the coding sequence ATGAAGATTGTTCGGCTTACTCTAGGTGGGTTACTTTTTATTGCTGGCATCGTACTCACTCTACTGCCCGGTTCTATTTTACTCGTTATTAGTGGGTTAATGCTGCTAAGTTACGATTGGCCGCGAGCGCGAGGCTGGCTCAAGTATAGTCAAAGCACCATGTCGGTTGGCGCGAAAAAGCTCGACCGCTTCTTCTTATTGCGTAAGCTTAGTCGAAAAAAGTGTTAG